The Kosakonia sp. SMBL-WEM22 sequence TCCCCACCGCTATCCCCACTTCTCCCTCAACGCTTTTTCCACCTTGTAAATGGCATTGTTGAGGTTTTCCCAATGAAAGGACAAGAAACACGTGGCTTCCAGTCAGAAGTAAAACAGCTTCTGCATTTGATGATCCACTCTCTTTATTCCAACAAAGAAATCTTCCTGCGTGAGCTTATCTCCAACGCCTCGGATGCGGCGGATAAACTGCGTTTCCGCGCGCTCTCCAAACCCGATCTCTATGAAGGCGACGGCGACCTGCGCGTGCGCGTCTCCTTCGACAAAGAGAAGCGTACCCTGACCATCGCCGATAACGGTATCGGTATGAACCGTGATGAAGTGATTGACCATCTGGGGACAATTGCCAAATCCGGTACCAAAGCCTTCCTCGAATCGATGGGCTCCGATCAGGCGAAAGATAGCCAGCTGATTGGCCAGTTTGGCGTTGGTTTCTACTCGGCGTTTATCGTCGCCGACAAAGTGACCGTGCGCACCCGCGCGGCGGGTGAAAGCGCCGAAAACGGGGTGTTCTGGGAGTCTGAAGGCGCGGGCGAATATACCGTAGCCGATATCACCAAGGCCGATCGCGGGACCGAGATCACCCTGCATCTGCGCGAAGGGGAGGATGATTTCCTCAACGACTGGCGCGTGCGCTCCATCATCAGCAAATACTCCGACCATATTGCGCTACCGGTTGAGATTGAAAAACAGGAAGAGAAAGACGGCGAAACCGTTGTCACCTGGGAGAAGATCAACAAGGCCCAGGCGCTGTGGACGCGTAACAAGTCTGAAATCAAAGATGACGAATACAACGAGTTCTACAAACATATCTCCCATGATTACAGCGATCCGCTGATCTGGAGCCATAACCGCGTCGAAGGGAAGCAGGAGTACACCAGCCTGCTCTATATCCCGTCGCAGGCACCGTGGGATATGTGGAACCGCGATCACAAGCACGGCCTGAAACTCTATGTTCAGCGCGTGTTTATCATGGACGAAGCCGAGCAGTTTATGCCGAACTACCTGCGTTTCGTACGCGGGCTGGTCGACTCCAACGATCTGCCGCTCAACGTCTCCCGTGAAATTCTGCAGGACAGCAGCGTCACCCGCAGCCTGCGTACCGCGCTGACCAAACGCGTGCTGCAGATGCTGGAAAAACTGGCGAAGGAT is a genomic window containing:
- the htpG gene encoding molecular chaperone HtpG encodes the protein MKGQETRGFQSEVKQLLHLMIHSLYSNKEIFLRELISNASDAADKLRFRALSKPDLYEGDGDLRVRVSFDKEKRTLTIADNGIGMNRDEVIDHLGTIAKSGTKAFLESMGSDQAKDSQLIGQFGVGFYSAFIVADKVTVRTRAAGESAENGVFWESEGAGEYTVADITKADRGTEITLHLREGEDDFLNDWRVRSIISKYSDHIALPVEIEKQEEKDGETVVTWEKINKAQALWTRNKSEIKDDEYNEFYKHISHDYSDPLIWSHNRVEGKQEYTSLLYIPSQAPWDMWNRDHKHGLKLYVQRVFIMDEAEQFMPNYLRFVRGLVDSNDLPLNVSREILQDSSVTRSLRTALTKRVLQMLEKLAKDDAEKYQTFWQQFGLVLKEGTGEDSGNLETIAKLLRFASTHNDSSAQTVSLEEYVSRMKEGQEKIYFITADSYAAAKSSPHLELLRKKGIEVLLLSDRIDEWMMSYLTEFDGKPFQSVAKADASLDKLADEVDESTKEAEKALEPFVERVKTLLGERVKEVRLTHRLTDTPAVVVTDADEMSTQMAKLFAAAGQSAPEVKYIFELNPDHALVKRAADTQDEGQFNQWVELLLDQALFAERGTLEDPNQFIRRMNQLLVS